Genomic DNA from Deinococcus radiopugnans ATCC 19172:
GGCCATTCCCGGCAACGTGCCCAACCCGCTGAACCTGCCGCCCGGCTGCGCCTTCGAGCCCCGCTGCAAGTTCGCCGTCCCCGACTGCACCAAGGCGGTGCCCCCGCTGGAAGACACCGGCGGCGGCCACATGGCCCGCTGCATTCGCTGGCAGGACTTTGCCAAGGCCGATCAGGAGGTGAGTGCATGACCGCTCCCGTCGCCGCCCGGACCTCCGCTGCCGATTCCCGCGGCATGACCCAGAAGGGCGAAACCCTGCTGGAAGTGCGCCACCTGGAAAAATACTTTCCCATTCGCGGCGGCTTGCTGTCGCGCGTGGTGGGCAACGTCAAGGCCGTCAACGACATCAGCTTCAAGCTGGGACGCGGCGAGGTGGTGGGGCTGGTGGGCGAGTCCGGCTCCGGCAAGACCACGGCGGGCCGCGCGATTCTGAGATTGATCGAACCCACCGGCGGCGAGGTGATCTTCAACGGCACCGACGTGACCAAGCTGTCCAAGAGCCAGATGCGCGACTACCGCCGCGAGATGCAGATCATCTTCCAGGACCCGTTCGCGTCGCTGAACCCGCGTATGACGGTCTCGGACATTATCGGTGAGGCCATGCAGATTCACAACCTCAATCCGGGCAAGGGCCGGATTGACCGCATCGCCGAGTTGCTGCAGAAGGTGGGCTTGCGGCCCGAACACATGCGCCGCTACCCGCACGAGTTCTCGGGCGGGCAGCGCCAGCGCATCGGGATTGCGCGCGCGCTGGCGGTGGACCCGCTGTTCATCGTGGCCGATGAACCGGTCTCGGCGCTGGACGTCTCGATTCAGGCGCAGGTGGTCAACCTGTTGCAGGACCTGCAAGAGGAACTGGGCCTGACCGTGCTGTTTATCGCGCACGACCTGGCGGTGGTGGAATACATCTGTGACCGCATCATCGTGATGTACCTGGGGCGCATCATGGAGATTGCGCCCAGCCATGAGCTGAACAACAACCCCAAGCACCCCTACACCGAGGCGCTGCTGTCGGCGGCGCCGGTGCCGGACCCCACCATCAAGCGCCAGCGCATCATTCTGGAAGGGGACATTCCCAGCCCGATCAACCCGCCGTCGGGCTGCGTGTTCCGCACGCGCTGCCGGTATGCCATCGACGACTGCGCCAAGGTGGTGCCCGAACTGCGCGAGAT
This window encodes:
- a CDS encoding ABC transporter ATP-binding protein; its protein translation is MTQKGETLLEVRHLEKYFPIRGGLLSRVVGNVKAVNDISFKLGRGEVVGLVGESGSGKTTAGRAILRLIEPTGGEVIFNGTDVTKLSKSQMRDYRREMQIIFQDPFASLNPRMTVSDIIGEAMQIHNLNPGKGRIDRIAELLQKVGLRPEHMRRYPHEFSGGQRQRIGIARALAVDPLFIVADEPVSALDVSIQAQVVNLLQDLQEELGLTVLFIAHDLAVVEYICDRIIVMYLGRIMEIAPSHELNNNPKHPYTEALLSAAPVPDPTIKRQRIILEGDIPSPINPPSGCVFRTRCRYAIDDCAKVVPELRE